A genome region from Sneathia sanguinegens includes the following:
- the atpC gene encoding ATP synthase F1 subunit epsilon: protein MAELLQVLVVSPKGEEFNFPNVSFLKVKSSRGDVGIRPKHINYVTALGSGQLLIRQENKEHLYVISGGFLEVKENKLTILAEDIIEASKESAIRLEREQAIKKATEEKLKEDRDILGTKKRIQDSLRR from the coding sequence ATGGCAGAACTTTTACAAGTTTTGGTAGTTTCACCAAAGGGAGAAGAGTTTAATTTTCCAAATGTAAGTTTTTTGAAAGTAAAATCTTCAAGAGGAGATGTAGGTATAAGACCTAAGCATATAAATTATGTTACAGCCTTAGGGTCTGGTCAATTATTAATTAGACAAGAAAATAAGGAACATCTATATGTAATTTCTGGAGGTTTTTTGGAAGTTAAAGAAAATAAGCTAACAATTCTAGCTGAAGATATTATTGAAGCTTCTAAGGAAAGTGCTATTCGTTTGGAAAGAGAACAAGCAATTAAGAAAGCAACTGAAGAAAAACTTAAGGAAGATAGAGATATTCTTGGAACTAAGAAAAGAATTCAAGATAGTTTGAGAAGATAA
- the atpD gene encoding F0F1 ATP synthase subunit beta, with amino-acid sequence MKNKGVITQIIGPVIDARFDDKLPEIYNALEVFLNGKRIVAEVHSHLGNNTVRAVAMSNTDGLKRGLEINDTMAPIQVPVGKETLGRIFNVLGETVDNKGEVKTEMRESIHKEAPSFEEQGGSFEILETGIKVVDLLAPYLKGGKIGLFGGAGVGKTVLIQELINNIAKGHGGLSVFAGVGERTREGRDLYNEMSESGVINNTALVYGQMNEPPGARLRVALTALTMAEYFRDKQGQNVLLFIDNIFRFTQAGAEVSALLGRMPSAVGYQPNLSTEMGALQERITSTQTGSITSVQAVYVPADDLTDPAPATTFSHLDATTVLSRQIASLGIYPAVDPLDSTSRILEPDIVGNEHYKVARETQKVLQRYKELQDIIAILGMDELGDEDKVIVNRARKIQRFFSQPFSVAEQFTGMKGKYVPLKETIRGFKEILDGKYDDLPEQAFLFVGTIDEAVEKAKKMAGE; translated from the coding sequence TTGAAAAATAAGGGAGTAATAACTCAAATAATAGGACCAGTAATAGATGCAAGATTTGATGATAAATTACCAGAAATATATAATGCCTTAGAAGTCTTTTTAAATGGTAAAAGAATAGTTGCTGAAGTACATTCACATCTTGGAAATAACACAGTTAGAGCAGTAGCTATGTCAAATACTGATGGATTAAAAAGAGGATTAGAAATAAATGATACAATGGCACCAATACAAGTACCAGTAGGTAAGGAAACTTTAGGAAGAATCTTTAATGTATTAGGAGAAACTGTTGATAACAAAGGTGAAGTTAAAACAGAAATGAGAGAATCTATACATAAAGAAGCTCCAAGCTTTGAAGAACAAGGAGGAAGTTTTGAAATCCTTGAAACAGGAATAAAAGTAGTAGACTTATTAGCACCATATTTAAAAGGTGGTAAGATAGGACTATTCGGAGGAGCTGGAGTAGGAAAAACTGTATTGATACAAGAATTGATTAATAATATTGCCAAGGGTCATGGAGGTTTATCTGTCTTTGCTGGTGTAGGTGAAAGAACAAGAGAAGGAAGAGACCTATATAATGAAATGTCAGAAAGTGGTGTTATAAACAATACAGCCTTGGTATATGGGCAAATGAATGAACCGCCTGGGGCAAGATTAAGAGTAGCATTGACAGCTTTAACAATGGCAGAATATTTTAGAGATAAGCAAGGACAAAATGTATTGCTATTTATAGATAATATATTCAGATTTACACAAGCAGGAGCTGAAGTTTCAGCATTATTAGGAAGAATGCCATCAGCAGTTGGATATCAACCAAACTTATCAACTGAAATGGGTGCCTTACAAGAAAGAATAACTTCAACACAAACTGGATCAATAACATCAGTTCAAGCTGTATATGTTCCAGCGGATGACTTAACTGACCCAGCACCAGCTACAACATTCTCACATCTTGATGCAACAACAGTTTTATCAAGACAAATAGCATCATTAGGTATATATCCAGCAGTTGATCCATTAGATTCAACATCAAGAATTTTGGAACCAGATATAGTTGGTAATGAACATTACAAAGTTGCAAGAGAAACACAAAAGGTATTGCAAAGATATAAGGAATTACAAGATATTATAGCTATATTAGGTATGGATGAATTGGGTGATGAAGATAAAGTAATAGTTAATAGAGCAAGAAAAATACAAAGATTTTTCTCACAACCATTTTCTGTTGCTGAACAATTCACTGGAATGAAGGGTAAATATGTACCTTTAAAGGAAACTATAAGAGGATTTAAAGAAATTTTAGATGGAAAATATGACGATTTACCAGAACAAGCTTTTCTATTTGTTGGAACAATAGATGAAGCAGTAGAAAAAGCTAAAAAAATGGCAGGTGAATAA